One genomic window of Cannabis sativa cultivar Pink pepper isolate KNU-18-1 chromosome 2, ASM2916894v1, whole genome shotgun sequence includes the following:
- the LOC115719182 gene encoding uncharacterized protein LOC115719182 gives MASHSSSAAPSSAAAAAAAAAAAASSQYTYANGSSYFPLPFHLQQPQTVSQYPTPYASVAPQPAPPPVVAPVYPASAPVAGVYTLPQYQQAQQLFQRDAQTITPEALESVKAALANSEIEHKAEAKKKAVPRKAAGLSWEDPTLAEWPENDYRLFCGDLGNEVNDDVLSKAFSRFPSFNMAKVVRDKRTGKTKGYGFVSFANPTDLAAALKEMNGKYVGNRPIKLRKSNWKERTDYDALERHKHHTQKRPKLSKKSILHK, from the exons ATGGCGAGTCATTCGTCTTCCGCAGCTCCTTCCTCCGCCGCCGCCGCCGCCGCCGCTGCTGCTGCTGCGGCCTCTTCTCAGTACACTTATGCCAATGGCTCCTCCTATTTCCCCTTACCCTTTCACCTCCAGCAACCTCAGACTGTCTCTCAATACCCCACACCTTACGCCTCTGTAGCGCCTCAGCCTGCCCCGCCGCCGGTCGTTGCTCCCGTATATCCAGCCTCTGCTCCCGTCGCCGGTGTTTACACCTTGCCTCAGTACCAGCAG GCCCAGCAATTATTTCAGAGGGATGCTCAGACAATTACGCCTGAAGCTCTTGAAAGCGTGAAAGCTGCTCTTGCGAACAGCGAAATCGAGCACAAAGCAGAAGCTAAGAAGAAAGCTGTTCCCCGTAAAGCTGCTGGGCTGAGTTGGGAGGATCCAACGCTTGCTGAATGGCcagaaa ATGATTATCGCTTGTTCTGTGGTGATCTTGGAAACGAGGTGAATGATGATGTTCTTTCGAAAGCATTTTCTCGATTTCCTTCCTTTAACATGGCTAAA gttgttagagacaAAAGAACTGGAAAAACCAAGGGCTATGGATTTGTTAGCTTTGCTAACCCTACTGACCTTGCCGCTGCGCTGAAGGAAATGAATG GTAAATATGTGGGCAATAGACCAATCAAACTCCGCAAGAGCAACTGGAAGGAGAGAACAGACTACGATGCCTTAGAGAGACATAAG CACCATACCCAAAAGAGGCCAAAGCTTTCCAAGAAGAGCATATTACACAAGTGA